The genome window TGGAAAAGGACTATGCATCCTGGGCCGAAGACACGCTCGCCCGGATCGCCGATCGCCCGCAGGCCGCCGAATACCTCGCGCTGCTCTCCACGACCGATCCCGATGCGAAGCTCGACGAGCCGCAGGCGCAAAAGCTCGCCGCGGCGTTCACGCGCTATCTCGTTCAGGCGCGCGAGGACGGCTATTCCGACTGCACGCCCGGCCGCTTTCTGCTGCCCGGTGATCTTGCAGGATCGCCGGTCCTGACCTTCGCGCCGCTGCCGAGGGGGCACGATGCACGCGGATCTCTCGGACGGGAATTCGCCAGGCGCTTCGAGGCCTACAAGCGCGAAGTGGTAAAGCCTTTCTTCCGCGACCATTTCGCAAGGCTCGACCGTCAGGTCGTACTCGTCGATGCGCTGGGCGCGATCCATGCAGGGCCCCGCGCGGTCGAGGACATGCGCCGTGCGATGGGCGACATCCTCGGCGCGTTCCGTCCGGGGCGGAACAACTTCCTCAGCCAGATCCTGCGCGGCCGGCGGGTCGAACGGATCCTCTTCGCGGCGACCAAGGCCGACCATCTGCACCATTCGCAGCATGCCCGCCTGACCGCCATCATGGAGGCGCTTCTGGCCGATGCCCGCAGGCGCGCGGATTACGCAGGTGCCAGGACCGCCGCCATGTCGATCGCCGCATTGAGGGCCACGACCGAGGACCGCGTGAGCCATGGCGGTGCCGAGCTCGACGTCGTGCGGGGCGTGCTGCTCGAGACAGGCAAGCGGGCGGCCTTCCATCCGGGCCTTCTGCCCGAGGATCCCGCCCATCTTCTCGTGCCCGCGCGGGAGGGGGCAGAAGGATGGCTTGGCGAGGATTACGCGATCATGCGTTTCGCGCCGCAACCGATGAGCCTCAAGCCCGGCGAAGGGCCACCGCATATCCGGCTCGACCGGGC of Palleronia sp. LCG004 contains these proteins:
- a CDS encoding YcjX family protein, translated to MIIGDIADGLTRQVERAGGMVSGAFFEPVIRLGVTGLSRAGKTVFITSLVANIMNRARMGGLRAAGDGSIRAAYLQPQPDDTLPRFDYETHLAALTGPTPHWPESTRAISELRLSLRVQPTGLIAGMRGARNVHLDIVDYPGEWLLDLGLMEKDYASWAEDTLARIADRPQAAEYLALLSTTDPDAKLDEPQAQKLAAAFTRYLVQAREDGYSDCTPGRFLLPGDLAGSPVLTFAPLPRGHDARGSLGREFARRFEAYKREVVKPFFRDHFARLDRQVVLVDALGAIHAGPRAVEDMRRAMGDILGAFRPGRNNFLSQILRGRRVERILFAATKADHLHHSQHARLTAIMEALLADARRRADYAGARTAAMSIAALRATTEDRVSHGGAELDVVRGVLLETGKRAAFHPGLLPEDPAHLLVPAREGAEGWLGEDYAIMRFAPQPMSLKPGEGPPHIRLDRAAEFLFGDRL